Proteins encoded within one genomic window of Flavobacterium gilvum:
- a CDS encoding glycoside hydrolase family 88/105 protein, which yields MKQTRTINFKGIIWAKALVFLFVLQATSQQKCFKNFPAKANPETVGIQITERFLSRPHSTYGNPLKMHLPAPQITYPDVCTWLGGFWFTKATNNKELFNKLEARFQPLFTNEANLLPKPNHVDNNVFGTLPLELYMQTKNQKYLDMGMHYANTQWELPQDAKASEKKWADGGYSWQTRIWLDDMFMITSIQAQAFRATKDKKYLNRAAKEMTVYLDSIQLPNGLFYHAPAAHFSWGRGNGWMAVGMAELLRALPENNADRPKIMSAYLKMMATLKKYQAPDGMWRQVIDDETMWEETSSTAMFTYAMIVGVRKGWLNEKEYGTVARKAWITLTTNYIDKNGDVTKVCEGTNIGNSSEYYRKREGLTGDLHGQAPVLWCAYALLAPKL from the coding sequence ATGAAACAGACAAGAACAATAAACTTTAAAGGAATTATATGGGCAAAAGCACTGGTTTTTTTATTTGTTTTACAGGCAACTAGCCAACAGAAGTGTTTTAAAAACTTTCCTGCAAAAGCAAACCCTGAGACGGTAGGGATTCAAATTACCGAACGATTTTTATCGCGTCCGCATTCCACTTACGGCAATCCGTTGAAGATGCATCTTCCGGCTCCACAAATCACGTATCCCGATGTTTGCACCTGGCTTGGAGGGTTTTGGTTTACAAAAGCAACAAATAACAAAGAACTGTTCAATAAACTTGAAGCCCGTTTCCAACCATTATTTACAAATGAAGCTAATCTGTTGCCAAAGCCAAACCATGTCGACAACAATGTATTTGGAACGCTTCCTTTGGAACTTTATATGCAGACAAAAAATCAGAAGTATTTGGATATGGGAATGCATTATGCGAACACCCAGTGGGAGCTTCCGCAAGATGCAAAAGCTTCTGAAAAAAAATGGGCTGATGGAGGTTATTCTTGGCAAACCCGTATTTGGTTAGACGATATGTTTATGATAACTTCTATTCAGGCGCAGGCATTTCGTGCTACAAAGGACAAGAAATATTTAAATAGAGCAGCCAAAGAAATGACAGTCTATCTAGACTCAATTCAATTGCCTAATGGATTATTTTATCATGCTCCGGCGGCTCACTTCAGCTGGGGTAGAGGAAATGGATGGATGGCAGTGGGAATGGCGGAATTGCTTCGTGCATTGCCAGAAAACAATGCAGACCGCCCAAAAATCATGAGTGCTTATCTCAAAATGATGGCGACTCTTAAAAAATATCAAGCGCCAGATGGCATGTGGAGACAGGTTATTGACGACGAAACTATGTGGGAAGAAACTTCATCTACGGCGATGTTTACTTATGCCATGATTGTTGGCGTACGAAAAGGTTGGCTCAATGAAAAAGAATACGGAACTGTAGCTCGAAAAGCTTGGATTACGCTGACAACAAACTATATCGATAAAAATGGTGATGTTACCAAAGTTTGTGAGGGAACCAACATAGGCAACAGTAGCGAATATTATCGCAAACGCGAAGGCTTAACGGGTGATTTGCACGGACAGGCTCCTGTACTTTGGTGCGCTTATGCATTGTTAGCTCCGAAATTGTAA
- a CDS encoding phytanoyl-CoA dioxygenase family protein — translation MKNSTTALTFDLANYNSPVSAIFEQPANAKEWEKYVLTEDQIKAFQEDGYISGIQIMTPQQVDILNKELEHLQTIDNTEKNLFYHYESNESEDPSKVLFHAIGAWRVTPGFHDLVWSPAYRMAAYQLLGQPFRLFHDQLFCKPAKHGGVVAWHQDFSYWTFTKPMHHLTCWIGLDDATKENGCLYYVPGSHKWGLLPITGLAGDMEAVRGVLNEEQIIAFDKKFANELPKGYASFHHPLTMHGSYANFSERPRRAVVLNAMEHQTLGNTANYDRLSALHNFPKMEQDQVLNSNFFPLLMGTDTELDELLKSVPKVDITTLYKNQF, via the coding sequence ATGAAAAACTCAACAACTGCTTTAACTTTTGACCTAGCGAATTATAATTCTCCTGTATCTGCAATTTTTGAGCAGCCGGCTAATGCAAAAGAATGGGAAAAATATGTTCTCACCGAAGACCAAATCAAAGCATTTCAAGAAGACGGATATATTTCGGGTATTCAAATAATGACCCCACAGCAAGTTGATATCTTGAACAAAGAACTAGAACACCTACAAACAATTGATAATACCGAGAAGAATTTGTTTTACCATTATGAAAGCAATGAATCCGAAGACCCGAGTAAAGTGCTATTTCACGCCATCGGTGCGTGGAGAGTAACACCAGGATTTCATGATTTGGTATGGTCTCCGGCCTATCGCATGGCTGCTTATCAATTGTTAGGACAACCTTTTCGTCTTTTTCATGACCAATTGTTTTGCAAGCCCGCTAAACACGGCGGAGTAGTGGCTTGGCATCAGGATTTCTCCTACTGGACTTTCACCAAACCTATGCACCATTTAACTTGCTGGATTGGACTTGACGATGCCACCAAAGAAAACGGCTGTCTTTATTACGTGCCGGGCAGTCATAAATGGGGATTGCTACCAATTACAGGACTTGCCGGCGATATGGAGGCTGTAAGGGGTGTATTAAACGAAGAACAAATTATTGCTTTTGACAAAAAATTTGCCAATGAATTACCAAAAGGATATGCCAGTTTTCACCATCCGTTAACGATGCATGGATCCTATGCAAATTTTTCTGAAAGACCACGAAGAGCTGTTGTTTTAAATGCCATGGAACATCAAACACTTGGAAACACAGCCAACTACGATCGTTTAAGTGCTTTGCATAATTTTCCAAAAATGGAACAGGATCAAGTACTGAATAGCAATTTTTTCCCGCTATTAATGGGAACAGATACTGAGTTGGATGAACTGTTAAAATCTGTACCAAAAGTAGATATAACCACTTTATACAAAAACCAATTTTAA
- a CDS encoding SusC/RagA family TonB-linked outer membrane protein, whose product MTTKIFLRCFLTSTLLLLFSLSVMAQSKTVTGIVKDHKGIPLPGVSVIEKESKNGVTTDYNGAFTIDVKQNATLIVKFIGFISREITVGSKTELTIEMNEDVTSLNDVVVVGYGTQKKISMTGAVETITSKSFANRPVTSAVQLLQGASASLVVSTPAGGNTPGSRPTITIRGQAALTGGATEPLVVIDGIPASVDQFNTLNPNVIESISVLKDAASSAIYGARAPYGVLVVSTKMGKKNEKPVITYSGNSGIVFPVRTPHTADSYTFALARNQAQLNGLLAPYFNDAALDIIKDNIDHPGKYTEEQLTPPVNGAWPNVVQSYNNNDMMDVWLTPSIRQQHDLSVRGGGEKTSYFISTSFVNQPGNLNYIQDIDNFRRYNLNSGLVTEISDWLKLTYRTNYSLGMTIAPMGEFGTGRDRIYAFAYGAWPTTPIKYFTGEYSSLSRISTSIGGGDTRVSGHNLDNILGLDMKLGKGWTAHVDGDWRVAFNDTQTLRIPVYETGPTGAVTLLAGTESSLAKSNALSTYWTMQGWTTYERSLDKHTFSLQLGAQVEEANARSLSGNTRDLIDPELPAIAISTGTRNVNDAINTWATEGFFGRFIYDYDKKYLLQVTGRYDGSGRYSEDSRWGFFPSASAGWNISRENFWEKIAPVVNYTKLRASYGTTGNQGNSAGYLHIPTMSVGSQSPWIFNGARLPYVNTPGILNMERTWEKLTTLNLGIELGFFNNRLTSEFEYFNRESWDIIGPATPLPAVLGTGAPEVNNAAFVTKGFELSVKWADNITKDWNYSVGMTLGDNHSEVTKYNTTVNSLGGFYVGKQIGEIWGYTADRFLNAGDFGANGKTLIDQTQFNAKWYPGDMKYEDLNGDGKVNPGTTTLENMGDLRRIGNSTPRYYYGVNLATGYNMKNAGRLDLSIFIQGVGKRDVFMGSSYFYWGAATGGSSIETAVYQGKHLDFYRDEKSDPRVLSVLGQNVDAYFPRPYNNSGEGGKNFQTSTKYLLSGAYTRLKNVQLNYTLPQDILKSAKINNCSLYVSGENLFVVSDLPSYIDPEFVNGGRTYPETAVFSMGVNIGF is encoded by the coding sequence ATGACAACTAAAATTTTTCTCAGATGCTTTCTGACATCTACTTTACTCTTACTTTTCAGTCTATCGGTTATGGCGCAATCCAAAACAGTAACCGGAATAGTTAAAGATCACAAAGGTATTCCCTTGCCGGGAGTTTCTGTTATTGAAAAAGAAAGCAAAAACGGTGTAACTACCGATTACAATGGAGCGTTCACCATTGATGTAAAACAAAATGCCACCCTTATTGTTAAATTTATTGGGTTTATTTCCCGTGAAATTACTGTAGGATCAAAAACCGAACTAACAATAGAAATGAATGAAGATGTTACGTCATTAAATGATGTAGTAGTAGTTGGTTACGGTACACAAAAGAAAATAAGCATGACAGGTGCTGTCGAAACGATTACTTCTAAGTCATTCGCAAATCGCCCTGTAACCAGTGCCGTTCAGCTTTTACAAGGGGCATCTGCCAGCTTAGTAGTTTCTACACCTGCTGGAGGAAACACACCGGGTTCAAGACCAACCATTACAATCAGGGGGCAAGCCGCACTGACTGGTGGTGCTACTGAACCATTGGTGGTAATTGATGGTATCCCTGCAAGTGTGGACCAGTTTAATACACTTAATCCAAATGTTATTGAAAGTATCTCTGTACTGAAAGATGCCGCATCATCTGCAATCTATGGTGCTCGTGCTCCTTATGGTGTACTTGTAGTATCGACAAAAATGGGTAAGAAAAATGAGAAGCCTGTAATAACCTATAGCGGAAATAGTGGAATAGTTTTCCCAGTAAGAACGCCACATACAGCTGACTCCTATACTTTTGCCCTTGCAAGAAACCAAGCACAATTGAATGGCCTTTTGGCTCCATACTTCAACGACGCAGCTTTAGATATCATCAAAGACAATATCGATCACCCGGGAAAATATACTGAGGAACAACTTACACCACCAGTAAATGGTGCATGGCCAAATGTAGTACAATCATACAACAATAACGACATGATGGACGTTTGGCTTACGCCTTCAATCCGTCAGCAACATGATTTGTCGGTAAGAGGTGGTGGTGAAAAGACCAGCTACTTTATTTCGACTTCTTTTGTGAACCAACCGGGAAATTTAAATTACATTCAAGATATAGACAACTTTAGAAGATACAATCTTAATAGCGGATTGGTTACAGAAATAAGCGATTGGCTTAAATTAACCTATCGTACCAACTACTCGCTTGGCATGACAATTGCGCCTATGGGAGAGTTCGGTACAGGTAGGGATCGTATCTACGCATTCGCATACGGTGCTTGGCCAACCACACCAATAAAATATTTTACTGGTGAATATAGTAGTCTTTCTCGTATCAGTACATCAATTGGCGGTGGGGATACAAGAGTTAGTGGTCATAATTTGGACAATATTTTGGGATTGGATATGAAATTAGGAAAGGGCTGGACAGCACATGTTGACGGCGACTGGCGAGTAGCCTTTAATGACACCCAGACTTTACGCATACCTGTTTATGAAACGGGACCAACAGGAGCAGTTACTTTGCTAGCCGGAACAGAGTCCTCATTGGCCAAATCTAACGCACTATCTACTTACTGGACAATGCAGGGCTGGACGACATACGAACGTAGCCTTGACAAACATACATTCAGTCTTCAGTTAGGGGCACAAGTTGAAGAGGCAAATGCCCGCTCACTTTCTGGAAACACGAGAGACCTTATTGATCCTGAATTGCCTGCCATAGCTATATCGACAGGGACACGAAATGTAAACGATGCAATAAACACTTGGGCAACCGAAGGATTTTTCGGAAGGTTTATTTATGATTATGACAAAAAATATTTGCTACAAGTAACAGGAAGATACGATGGTTCAGGACGTTATTCTGAAGATTCTCGCTGGGGATTCTTTCCTTCTGCATCAGCGGGTTGGAATATAAGTAGAGAAAATTTTTGGGAAAAAATTGCACCTGTTGTTAATTATACCAAGTTGCGTGCATCCTATGGTACAACGGGGAATCAAGGTAATTCTGCAGGCTATCTGCATATCCCTACCATGAGTGTAGGAAGTCAGTCACCATGGATTTTCAACGGCGCACGTTTACCTTATGTAAATACACCGGGTATATTGAACATGGAGCGTACATGGGAAAAGCTTACCACACTTAATTTAGGTATTGAATTAGGCTTTTTCAATAATCGTCTTACCTCAGAGTTCGAATATTTCAACAGAGAATCATGGGACATCATTGGGCCGGCAACACCGCTACCAGCAGTGTTAGGTACAGGGGCTCCTGAAGTAAACAATGCTGCATTTGTAACCAAAGGTTTTGAATTAAGTGTTAAATGGGCCGATAATATCACCAAAGATTGGAACTACAGTGTGGGAATGACCCTTGGAGACAACCACTCTGAAGTAACCAAATACAATACAACAGTCAACTCTCTTGGCGGATTTTATGTAGGGAAACAAATAGGTGAGATTTGGGGATACACTGCTGATCGCTTTTTAAATGCAGGAGATTTTGGTGCAAACGGAAAAACTTTAATAGACCAGACTCAATTCAACGCAAAATGGTATCCGGGAGATATGAAGTATGAAGACCTTAACGGCGACGGAAAAGTAAACCCTGGAACTACAACCCTTGAAAACATGGGAGATTTACGCAGGATAGGAAACAGTACGCCTCGCTACTATTATGGCGTTAACTTGGCAACAGGTTATAATATGAAAAATGCCGGTCGATTGGATCTTTCCATATTTATACAAGGAGTAGGCAAGCGTGATGTGTTCATGGGAAGCAGTTACTTTTATTGGGGAGCAGCTACTGGGGGTAGTTCTATTGAGACAGCTGTATACCAAGGAAAACACTTGGATTTCTACCGAGATGAAAAAAGCGACCCTAGAGTACTTTCAGTTCTGGGACAAAATGTTGATGCTTATTTCCCAAGACCTTACAACAACAGTGGTGAAGGTGGTAAAAACTTCCAGACTAGTACCAAATATTTGTTGAGTGGAGCCTATACTCGCTTGAAAAATGTACAGTTGAACTATACCTTACCTCAAGATATACTAAAATCTGCGAAAATTAACAATTGCAGCCTTTATGTTTCGGGAGAAAACCTTTTCGTAGTGTCGGACTTACCGTCTTACATAGATCCTGAATTTGTGAATGGAGGTAGAACATATCCTGAAACGGCAGTGTTTTCAATGGGGGTAAATATTGGATTTTAA
- a CDS encoding RagB/SusD family nutrient uptake outer membrane protein, whose amino-acid sequence MINKLTTKTIKRSILLGASFSIFLSLTSCDENFLDRAPLDQVSQTEFWKTPQELDSYIVGKYDVLPGQLSTGGMGYFADDQNSDNMVNGTGYNKFMNGENSTTPTTGGGWDFSNIRGINMFFDNYKKCTAPFSTIQQTYGEACFLKAYMYHSLVARFGDVPWYTHVVSDTDTEALYKARDPRAVCVDSIMSLIDKAIVNLKLRSATGVNRLNKETALIYKSRVALYEATWAKYHAGQPSASTVNANKYFQKAIDAYNQFKTDCGGFQGKLYTAAGPQKSYYNLFNQFDYAGIQEVTLSKKYSTALGVTNNVGYIVWLYGYSSCSYSLDLVKSYLKNDGTSTDITNPAVVNTKGAASLTQMANLLDPRFKQSTFIPGDLINNNTPPYKDMLFTLPQMNLTDVTRNAVTGFSPKKGHTPESIMINNADPLVAGIAFRLPELMLNYVEAYVELNGTFPSLTDNIDLLRQRVGMPTLTSVKPVVNASWPDYGYPISDALAIVRQERRVELAGEGYRSGDWKRWRAHNLFDGKRPKGFKYDAAEWTNITPKPVVVLDANGFVDPLKNFMANGVYKFNAARDYLSPIPTNELVMNKNLKQNPGWATPN is encoded by the coding sequence ATGATAAATAAATTAACTACAAAAACGATAAAGAGATCCATTCTATTGGGAGCTTCTTTCAGTATATTCCTTTCTCTTACTTCTTGCGATGAGAATTTTTTAGACAGGGCACCTCTAGATCAGGTATCGCAAACTGAATTTTGGAAAACTCCACAAGAATTGGATTCTTATATTGTAGGTAAATACGACGTGCTCCCAGGACAATTAAGTACCGGAGGGATGGGCTACTTTGCAGATGACCAGAATTCAGATAATATGGTTAACGGTACTGGTTACAATAAATTTATGAATGGAGAAAACAGCACCACTCCAACCACCGGTGGTGGATGGGATTTTTCGAATATTCGAGGAATAAATATGTTTTTCGATAACTACAAAAAATGTACAGCGCCTTTCTCGACCATTCAACAAACTTATGGAGAAGCTTGCTTTTTGAAAGCATACATGTATCACTCTCTAGTTGCGCGATTTGGGGATGTGCCATGGTATACTCATGTTGTTTCGGATACGGACACAGAGGCATTGTATAAAGCCAGAGACCCTAGAGCGGTGTGTGTGGACTCTATTATGTCACTTATTGATAAAGCAATCGTTAATCTTAAATTACGTTCGGCTACTGGTGTAAACAGGCTGAACAAGGAAACTGCGCTTATCTATAAATCACGTGTGGCATTGTATGAAGCAACTTGGGCTAAATACCACGCTGGACAACCTTCAGCTTCGACTGTAAATGCCAATAAGTATTTCCAAAAAGCTATAGATGCCTACAATCAGTTTAAAACAGATTGTGGTGGTTTCCAAGGCAAGTTATATACCGCCGCGGGACCGCAAAAGAGTTACTACAACCTTTTCAACCAATTTGATTATGCCGGTATTCAGGAAGTTACTTTAAGCAAGAAATATTCTACGGCACTAGGAGTAACCAATAACGTAGGCTATATCGTGTGGTTATATGGTTACAGTTCCTGCTCGTACAGTTTGGATTTGGTAAAGAGTTACTTGAAAAACGATGGAACATCAACAGATATTACCAATCCAGCTGTGGTGAATACAAAAGGTGCTGCCTCTTTAACCCAAATGGCAAACCTGCTTGATCCAAGGTTCAAACAAAGTACATTTATCCCGGGCGATTTGATCAATAATAATACTCCGCCTTATAAGGACATGTTATTTACGCTACCTCAGATGAATTTGACTGATGTTACTCGAAATGCAGTGACCGGATTTTCACCAAAGAAAGGGCATACGCCTGAATCAATAATGATTAACAATGCAGATCCACTGGTAGCAGGTATTGCTTTTAGACTACCGGAGCTGATGCTTAACTATGTGGAAGCCTATGTTGAATTGAATGGAACTTTCCCAAGCCTTACGGATAATATCGATTTATTACGCCAACGTGTGGGTATGCCTACACTTACAAGCGTGAAACCGGTTGTAAATGCATCGTGGCCTGACTATGGCTATCCTATATCAGACGCTCTGGCGATAGTAAGACAGGAAAGAAGAGTGGAATTGGCTGGAGAAGGTTACAGAAGCGGTGACTGGAAAAGATGGCGTGCACATAACTTATTTGACGGAAAACGTCCAAAAGGTTTTAAATATGATGCAGCTGAATGGACTAACATAACCCCTAAACCGGTCGTAGTTCTAGATGCAAACGGTTTTGTTGATCCACTTAAGAATTTCATGGCTAACGGAGTTTACAAATTTAATGCTGCAAGAGATTATCTTTCACCAATTCCTACGAATGAACTTGTGATGAACAAAAACCTGAAGCAAAATCCAGGTTGGGCTACTCCAAACTAA
- a CDS encoding asparaginase, giving the protein MNSKPQILLIYTGGTIGMRKDFETGALKAFDFGKLLHSVPELQLLDCDIATFSFGNPIDSSNMNPEHWAEIARTIENNYDKFDGFVVLHGSDTMSYSASALSFMLENLSKPIIFTGSQLPIGDLRTDAKENLITAIQIASLQKNGKPLIKEVCLYFEYKLYRGNRTTKVNAEHFQAFISPNYPFLVESGVHLKINSELFLPSNDEATLKVHPHLDNNVVIVKMFPGISEVVLSAILNIESLKGIVLETYGAGNAPTEDWFLELLQKAINRGLYIVNVTQCSIGSVSMGHYETSTTMKKLGIISGKDITTEAAVAKLMYLLGQNITPSAFKNAFETSLRGEMQ; this is encoded by the coding sequence ATGAACTCTAAGCCACAAATTCTTTTGATTTATACCGGTGGAACGATCGGTATGAGAAAAGATTTTGAAACAGGAGCACTCAAGGCTTTTGATTTTGGCAAACTCCTTCACAGTGTCCCCGAATTACAATTATTGGATTGTGATATTGCTACTTTTTCTTTCGGAAATCCAATCGATTCGTCGAATATGAATCCGGAACATTGGGCCGAAATTGCACGAACAATCGAGAACAATTACGATAAATTTGATGGTTTTGTGGTGCTTCATGGTTCAGATACCATGTCGTATTCGGCTTCTGCATTGAGTTTTATGCTCGAAAATCTTTCAAAGCCTATCATTTTTACAGGTTCTCAACTGCCAATAGGGGATTTAAGAACCGATGCCAAAGAAAATTTAATCACAGCAATTCAGATAGCTTCTTTACAGAAAAATGGAAAACCGTTAATCAAGGAGGTTTGTCTTTATTTTGAATACAAATTATATCGGGGCAATAGAACGACTAAGGTAAACGCTGAACACTTTCAAGCATTTATTTCTCCTAATTATCCTTTCTTGGTGGAATCCGGTGTACATTTGAAAATCAACTCAGAATTATTTCTTCCCTCAAATGATGAAGCTACGCTGAAAGTTCACCCTCATTTGGACAACAATGTGGTTATTGTCAAAATGTTTCCGGGAATAAGCGAAGTGGTACTATCCGCTATTTTGAATATTGAAAGTTTAAAAGGAATTGTACTCGAAACCTATGGCGCTGGAAATGCACCGACAGAAGATTGGTTTTTGGAGCTTTTACAAAAAGCTATAAACAGAGGATTGTACATTGTCAATGTTACGCAATGTTCGATAGGAAGCGTGAGTATGGGGCATTATGAAACGAGTACAACTATGAAAAAACTCGGAATTATTTCGGGAAAAGATATAACAACCGAAGCTGCGGTAGCCAAATTAATGTATTTATTGGGTCAAAATATTACTCCATCTGCTTTCAAAAATGCATTCGAAACTTCTTTGAGAGGAGAAATGCAATAA